The proteins below come from a single Eubacterium limosum genomic window:
- a CDS encoding PHP domain-containing protein, which yields MSTVAIDLHMHSVLSPCGDLGMTPNNIVGMALLKEVDYIALTDHNTAKNLPALFEVAKGEGLCVLPGIEVTTKEEAHILAYFDTLEGAMELDAILYEHLPDIPNKPDYFGPQYILDAEDEIIGEVDKLLISATDIGIDELAEIVKPLGGIIVPAHIDRKSYSIMVSLGFIPPDLPVKTVELSRATTVEEAKKKFRFFREYQFIHGSDAHQLEDMAEREYFIDLPDLRKSTLIEYLGGTTE from the coding sequence ATGAGCACTGTTGCCATTGATCTGCATATGCACTCTGTTCTGTCACCCTGCGGCGATTTGGGTATGACCCCCAACAACATCGTGGGCATGGCTCTGCTGAAAGAGGTTGACTACATTGCGCTGACAGATCATAATACCGCTAAAAACCTGCCCGCCCTTTTTGAAGTGGCAAAGGGCGAAGGCCTGTGCGTGCTGCCGGGCATCGAGGTAACCACTAAGGAGGAAGCCCATATTCTGGCGTATTTTGACACGCTGGAGGGGGCCATGGAGCTGGACGCCATCTTGTATGAGCATCTGCCCGATATCCCCAATAAACCGGATTATTTTGGCCCACAGTACATTCTGGACGCTGAGGATGAGATCATTGGTGAGGTGGACAAGCTGCTGATCTCAGCAACCGATATCGGCATCGACGAGCTGGCGGAAATCGTTAAGCCGCTGGGCGGCATTATCGTACCGGCCCATATCGATCGAAAATCCTACAGTATTATGGTGTCGCTGGGGTTTATCCCGCCGGATCTGCCGGTAAAGACTGTGGAGCTTTCCAGGGCGACCACTGTGGAGGAAGCAAAAAAGAAATTTCGTTTTTTCAGGGAATACCAGTTTATTCACGGCTCCGACGCCCATCAGCTGGAGGACATGGCCGAGCGTGAATATTTTATTGATCTGCCGGATTTAAGAAAATCCACATTAATTGAATATTTGGGCGGTACAACTGAATAA
- a CDS encoding bifunctional enoyl-CoA hydratase/phosphate acetyltransferase, with the protein MYRFDEIKDRLTEMARVRKKVVSVAAAGDKVVLETIKIMNDHGFGRAILVGDADKIKQYAKEVGCDLSENTIVDEKDEKRAAALAVARVRDGEADILMKGLLQTKTYLQAILNRDHGLRTGKLLNAVTAFEAPHLDRMILATDCGMIVEPSLKDKIEMIGNATRLANALGCRHPKVSCVSAVETVNDNMPDGIDAAILSKMNDRGQIKGCVIDGPLSMDLSISEHSVKHKGVISPVAGHADILLMPNLQAGNIFWKTMTYMAGAQSGAVIMGTSKPAVLTSRADSADAKVNSMALAMMLGTLYD; encoded by the coding sequence ATGTACCGTTTTGATGAAATAAAGGACCGGCTGACCGAGATGGCCAGAGTGCGTAAAAAGGTGGTTTCAGTTGCAGCCGCAGGTGATAAGGTGGTTCTGGAGACCATAAAGATCATGAATGACCACGGCTTTGGCCGGGCGATTCTGGTGGGCGACGCCGATAAGATCAAGCAATATGCCAAGGAGGTTGGCTGTGACCTCAGTGAAAACACCATCGTGGACGAAAAGGATGAAAAACGCGCCGCGGCGCTGGCAGTGGCCAGGGTAAGAGACGGCGAGGCCGATATTCTGATGAAGGGCCTCCTTCAGACCAAAACCTATTTGCAGGCGATTCTGAACCGTGACCACGGGCTGCGGACCGGCAAGCTCTTAAACGCGGTAACCGCCTTTGAAGCGCCGCACCTGGACCGGATGATTCTGGCAACAGACTGCGGCATGATCGTGGAGCCGAGCCTGAAGGATAAAATCGAGATGATTGGCAATGCCACCCGGCTGGCAAACGCGCTGGGCTGCCGCCACCCCAAGGTATCCTGCGTGAGCGCGGTGGAAACCGTCAATGATAATATGCCTGACGGCATCGACGCAGCGATCCTGTCAAAAATGAATGATCGCGGCCAGATCAAGGGCTGTGTGATCGACGGTCCTCTGTCCATGGACCTTTCCATCTCCGAGCATTCTGTCAAGCATAAGGGCGTTATCAGTCCGGTGGCCGGACACGCGGATATCCTGCTCATGCCGAATTTGCAGGCAGGCAATATTTTCTGGAAAACCATGACCTATATGGCCGGCGCTCAAAGCGGCGCGGTCATCATGGGAACATCCAAGCCCGCAGTGCTCACCTCAAGAGCCGACTCCGCCGACGCGAAGGTCAATTCCATGGCCCTGGCAATGATGCTGGGAACCCTGTATGATTAA
- the nuoE gene encoding NADH-quinone oxidoreductase subunit NuoE, with protein MAELVPIDNLDVVKEIVAEHRDVPGCLMQILQETQEKYGYLPIELQQTIADELDIPLTEVYGVATFYSQFTLKPKGKYKIGVCLGTACYVKGSQAILDKVTDTLGLAVGDTTEDGKFSVDATRCVGACGLAPVMSINEDVYGRLSVNEVKDILEKY; from the coding sequence TTGGCTGAATTAGTACCTATTGACAATTTGGATGTTGTAAAGGAAATCGTTGCTGAACACCGTGACGTTCCAGGCTGTCTGATGCAGATTCTGCAGGAAACACAGGAAAAATACGGTTATCTGCCCATCGAGCTGCAGCAGACCATTGCAGACGAACTCGATATTCCTTTAACAGAAGTGTATGGGGTAGCAACATTTTACTCCCAGTTTACCTTAAAGCCAAAGGGCAAGTACAAAATCGGCGTTTGTTTGGGGACAGCGTGCTATGTAAAAGGCTCTCAGGCTATTCTGGACAAGGTTACCGATACCCTTGGTCTGGCTGTTGGCGACACCACAGAGGACGGCAAGTTCTCAGTTGACGCAACGCGTTGTGTAGGCGCCTGTGGTCTGGCTCCGGTTATGAGCATCAATGAAGATGTTTACGGACGCTTAAGTGTAAACGAAGTTAAAGACATTCTCGAAAAATACTGA
- a CDS encoding ATP-binding protein, giving the protein MSYEMVFDVEKGDFEKAGEASRKIKRSLQQLGISSKVIRHIAIAGYEGEMNIAIHSDGGQIILEVDENAVTLRLEDVGPGIPNVDLAMTEGWSTASDKVREMGFGAGMGLPNMEKNADDFEIHSKVGEGTKIKMYFKL; this is encoded by the coding sequence ATGAGCTATGAAATGGTATTTGATGTAGAAAAGGGAGATTTTGAAAAAGCCGGCGAGGCTTCGCGCAAAATAAAGCGGAGCCTTCAGCAGCTCGGCATCAGCAGCAAGGTGATCCGCCATATCGCCATTGCCGGATACGAGGGCGAGATGAATATCGCCATCCATTCCGACGGCGGGCAGATCATTTTAGAGGTAGATGAAAACGCTGTAACCCTGCGTCTGGAGGACGTAGGGCCAGGAATTCCCAATGTAGATCTGGCGATGACAGAGGGATGGTCAACCGCCAGTGACAAGGTCCGGGAAATGGGCTTTGGCGCAGGGATGGGTCTGCCGAATATGGAAAAAAATGCAGATGACTTTGAGATACATTCAAAGGTAGGAGAAGGAACGAAAATAAAGATGTATTTCAAATTGTAA
- a CDS encoding DRTGG domain-containing protein: protein MNVKELLADERFVCANDTVSLDREIESGYVGDLLSWVMANADNNCAWVTIQTHMNIIAVATLLEMACIIIPEGAEIEKDTLAKATEENIPIITTEMNAYQVCTFLGEKGI, encoded by the coding sequence ATGAACGTAAAAGAACTGCTGGCAGACGAACGCTTTGTCTGCGCCAACGACACTGTATCCCTGGACCGTGAGATTGAGAGTGGCTATGTGGGCGACCTGCTGAGCTGGGTTATGGCCAATGCGGACAACAACTGCGCGTGGGTGACCATCCAGACGCACATGAATATCATCGCTGTGGCGACACTTTTGGAGATGGCCTGTATTATTATTCCCGAGGGCGCGGAAATTGAAAAAGATACCCTGGCAAAGGCCACGGAGGAAAACATTCCGATCATTACCACTGAAATGAACGCCTATCAGGTCTGTACCTTCCTGGGAGAAAAAGGCATCTGA
- a CDS encoding (2Fe-2S) ferredoxin domain-containing protein: MKKSLEELKAIRSKKLEEINLRKGKDGYRVVVGMATCGIAAGARPVMVKLMEEVETQGLKDVTVAQTGCIGVCRLEPIVEVYNPEGEKVTYVKMTPEKVQRIVDEHLKNGKVVEEYTMTIVDGKVIEPVKQA, from the coding sequence ATGAAGAAATCCTTAGAAGAATTAAAAGCGATCAGAAGTAAAAAACTTGAAGAAATTAATCTGAGAAAAGGCAAAGATGGCTACCGTGTGGTTGTTGGGATGGCAACCTGTGGGATCGCCGCCGGCGCCAGACCTGTTATGGTCAAATTAATGGAAGAAGTGGAAACACAGGGATTAAAGGACGTTACCGTTGCCCAGACTGGCTGTATTGGTGTTTGCCGTCTTGAACCCATTGTCGAAGTTTACAATCCGGAAGGTGAAAAGGTTACCTATGTCAAAATGACACCGGAAAAAGTGCAGCGCATTGTGGACGAACATTTGAAAAACGGCAAAGTAGTGGAAGAATACACCATGACCATCGTTGACGGAAAAGTCATCGAACCCGTCAAACAGGCATAA
- a CDS encoding aldo/keto reductase — protein sequence MQYRPFKELNLSQLGFGTMRFPIKYNNEKLIDEKAAGQCLQAAIDAGVNYFDTAWPYHKQASEPFLGKFLAETGQRDKVQLATKLPCWQCHDPADADRYLDEQLKRLQTDHIDFYLLHALDGYRFKKLLELGIIDFMDRAKASGKVRCLGFSFHDLSAEFEPILDAYPFDFVQIQLNYMDESFQAGLAGLKAAHARGMGVMIMEPLRGGQLAAKPEGDLAELWQSFDTSLTPPELGFKYLYNMPEVTCVLSGMSDLRQVQENIAIAGKYTAGCLTEDEKEMIQKLRSFYKSRMKADCTGCRYCNGCPQIIPIPSIFKYYNEAFMYGDVAASRKKYRTNIKNKLKADQCTGCGQCEEHCPQNLEIRALLREAHAFLMAED from the coding sequence ATGCAATACCGACCATTTAAAGAACTCAACCTCTCCCAGCTGGGCTTTGGCACCATGCGTTTTCCCATTAAATACAACAACGAAAAGCTCATTGACGAAAAGGCCGCCGGCCAATGCCTTCAGGCCGCCATCGACGCAGGCGTCAATTATTTTGACACGGCCTGGCCCTACCACAAGCAGGCCAGCGAGCCCTTTCTGGGGAAATTCCTGGCTGAGACCGGACAGCGGGACAAGGTGCAGCTCGCCACCAAGCTCCCCTGCTGGCAGTGCCACGACCCGGCCGACGCCGACCGCTACCTGGATGAGCAGCTTAAGCGCCTTCAAACCGACCACATTGATTTCTATCTGCTCCACGCGCTGGATGGCTACCGCTTCAAAAAGCTTCTGGAGCTCGGTATTATCGACTTTATGGACCGGGCCAAGGCCTCCGGAAAGGTGCGCTGTCTCGGCTTCTCTTTCCACGACCTCAGCGCTGAATTTGAACCGATTTTAGACGCTTACCCCTTTGATTTTGTCCAGATTCAGCTCAATTACATGGACGAAAGCTTTCAGGCGGGACTCGCTGGCCTGAAAGCCGCCCACGCACGCGGCATGGGGGTCATGATCATGGAGCCCCTGCGCGGCGGCCAGCTGGCTGCAAAACCAGAGGGCGACCTGGCAGAACTCTGGCAGAGCTTTGACACCAGCCTCACCCCGCCGGAGCTCGGGTTTAAATATTTATACAATATGCCGGAGGTCACCTGTGTGCTCAGCGGCATGTCGGACCTCCGCCAGGTACAGGAAAACATCGCCATCGCCGGAAAATACACCGCCGGCTGCCTGACAGAGGACGAAAAGGAGATGATCCAAAAGCTCCGAAGCTTTTACAAAAGCCGTATGAAGGCAGACTGCACTGGCTGCCGCTACTGTAACGGCTGCCCGCAGATCATCCCGATCCCGTCCATTTTCAAATACTATAATGAAGCCTTTATGTACGGCGACGTGGCCGCCTCCCGGAAGAAATACCGGACCAATATCAAGAACAAGCTCAAGGCCGACCAGTGTACAGGCTGCGGCCAGTGTGAGGAGCACTGCCCCCAGAACCTTGAAATCCGGGCACTGCTCAGGGAAGCCCATGCCTTTCTGATGGCTGAGGATTAA
- a CDS encoding [Fe-Fe] hydrogenase large subunit C-terminal domain-containing protein, which produces MDKLMHSVYLDKDKCLGCTTCLRSCPTGAIRVREGKAKIIESKCIDCGECIRVCPHHAKMAKTDPLSKIKDYKYTVAIPAPTLLGQFKLKYSIDRILSALKSLGFDEIVEVAFGAEIIGRAIKYEFTAKHYPKPMISSACPAVAKLIQVRFPELTGNINRLKAPMGLTARITRKRLIESKNLKSEDIGIFFITPCAAKATEVSNPLPSDDLFSTIDGAIAIKDIYAPLMGAMKTVEVEDGIHNSSAEGFSWAVSGGESSYLKNKKVLHVDGISNVIKVLEEIENGKLDNIDFFEGLACIGGCVGGCLTVENNFVAKMYIEERAKLERMDSHKHLEEAYIKNLYNTGMMHQKEKLVPRGPKPLDEDMGEAIKKMHAIEELEAKLPGLDCGSCGAPGCRALAEDIVMGNAREIDCVFVLKDRVLELSKLTSELLQVGHPMKNKNENNEETEEEK; this is translated from the coding sequence ATGGATAAATTAATGCATTCGGTGTATCTGGATAAAGACAAGTGCCTGGGGTGCACGACCTGTCTGAGATCCTGTCCGACCGGCGCCATCCGTGTGCGCGAGGGCAAGGCCAAGATCATCGAGTCAAAGTGCATTGACTGCGGCGAGTGTATCCGGGTCTGCCCGCACCACGCGAAAATGGCAAAAACCGATCCGCTCTCCAAAATCAAAGATTATAAGTACACGGTCGCCATTCCGGCGCCGACACTGCTGGGGCAGTTTAAGTTGAAGTACTCCATCGACCGCATTTTATCAGCGCTCAAATCACTGGGCTTTGACGAAATTGTGGAGGTGGCCTTTGGCGCTGAGATCATCGGCCGGGCCATCAAGTATGAGTTTACAGCTAAGCACTATCCCAAGCCGATGATTTCGTCGGCCTGTCCGGCGGTGGCGAAGCTGATTCAGGTGCGTTTTCCGGAGCTGACAGGCAACATTAACCGGCTGAAGGCGCCCATGGGGCTGACCGCGAGGATTACGCGAAAACGTTTGATTGAGAGTAAAAACCTCAAGAGTGAGGATATCGGCATCTTTTTTATAACCCCCTGTGCCGCCAAGGCCACAGAGGTAAGCAATCCGCTGCCGAGCGACGACCTGTTTTCAACCATTGACGGCGCCATTGCCATCAAGGATATCTACGCGCCGCTGATGGGCGCGATGAAAACCGTCGAGGTGGAGGATGGGATTCACAATTCATCGGCTGAGGGCTTCAGCTGGGCAGTGTCCGGCGGGGAGAGCAGCTATCTGAAGAACAAGAAAGTACTGCATGTGGATGGGATCTCCAATGTCATCAAGGTGCTTGAGGAGATTGAGAACGGCAAGCTTGACAACATCGACTTTTTCGAGGGGCTTGCCTGTATCGGGGGCTGTGTTGGCGGGTGCCTGACCGTAGAGAATAATTTTGTGGCCAAAATGTACATTGAGGAAAGAGCCAAGCTGGAGCGTATGGATTCCCATAAGCACCTGGAGGAAGCCTATATCAAAAACCTGTACAACACCGGCATGATGCATCAGAAGGAAAAACTGGTGCCGCGCGGCCCCAAACCTCTTGACGAGGATATGGGGGAGGCCATCAAAAAAATGCACGCCATCGAGGAACTGGAGGCCAAGCTTCCGGGGCTGGACTGTGGCTCCTGCGGCGCGCCGGGCTGCCGGGCGCTGGCCGAGGACATCGTCATGGGCAATGCCCGTGAGATCGACTGTGTCTTCGTCCTGAAGGACCGTGTTCTGGAGCTTTCAAAGCTCACCAGTGAATTGCTTCAAGTGGGACATCCCATGAAGAATAAAAATGAAAACAATGAGGAAACCGAGGAGGAAAAATGA
- a CDS encoding ATP-binding protein gives MKIKTLILTSFGKFKDRVIEVDDGFNLVYGENEAGKSTVQHFIEGMLFGFYKPYRKKRTYSEDFERFKPWGSDTYCGAMVMEQDDGREIRIERDFLKKQDGVKIYDNVTGEDITALYPYDNVTRQNLPLGDLKINSVVYNNTVNIKQMASASDADLAKEVNDRLIELGTAQKEEVSLNRVMGYLENKKKSIGNYGQSKSNYGMAVRELKDLERALDEGERVYNVIQKNQKRIQQYKKKIEAAQSKCRNQSEKTQAKTREELKNMREKVREIKSEGEALSRRLAELEKYEDFDTRTYGRLKILQSNLEGAGERIKTLFREIEVLEGKCRDITGRCNRIKRSLKGLSRNEVQMDYQKYQYALENPSVIEREQEHIEVQVSTLNRVSNGMLILLMVLGAILVLVTAINPGNFLAGAVLVFVNFLGWFLGLGGAALMIYKMKSPGGLVPETAEDEQEEYDEVPLTAVEAILQKYGKNTPKEYEAFVDKAEEIFNRLDKLTMDENVFLTQVENKKKELEEVTHNQTSFETELSEELEKAGVENIEAYNEGCQYKNELEKVRAELAANKRLYDELGGGNMIKVDPDAGEDDNPVIMVAPDGEKIRAREALLAFNQEVSRLQGENSMLISSVSNPVETREKIETLKNQISEYEEDLRACDMALEIFGRLSRETHYDSAPVLNDKIGDVLYSITRKYKEVKIDDKLQVKVVSPENGDLLDIEKLSGGTIDQIYFALRFGVGNVLEFDKSLPFVLDDPFVQYDLARKTEAVRFLWNISKGQQVLLFTCSGDEKRILDHNEFCYSGIIL, from the coding sequence ATGAAAATAAAAACACTGATACTGACGTCTTTTGGAAAATTTAAGGACCGGGTCATCGAGGTAGACGATGGGTTTAACCTGGTCTATGGTGAAAACGAGGCGGGCAAATCCACGGTGCAGCACTTCATCGAGGGAATGCTGTTCGGATTCTACAAGCCCTACCGCAAAAAGCGGACCTACTCCGAGGATTTTGAGCGCTTTAAGCCCTGGGGCAGCGATACCTACTGCGGCGCCATGGTCATGGAACAGGACGACGGCCGGGAAATCCGGATTGAACGTGATTTTCTGAAAAAGCAGGACGGGGTAAAGATTTATGACAACGTCACCGGGGAGGACATCACCGCCCTTTATCCCTACGATAACGTCACCCGGCAGAATCTGCCGCTGGGCGATCTGAAGATCAACTCCGTGGTGTACAACAACACCGTGAACATCAAGCAGATGGCCTCCGCCTCCGACGCCGACCTGGCAAAGGAAGTGAATGACCGCCTCATTGAGCTGGGAACCGCCCAGAAGGAGGAGGTTTCGCTCAACCGTGTCATGGGTTATCTTGAAAACAAGAAAAAATCCATCGGCAACTACGGACAGAGCAAGTCCAACTACGGGATGGCTGTGCGGGAGCTTAAGGATCTGGAACGGGCGCTGGACGAAGGCGAACGCGTCTACAACGTGATCCAGAAAAACCAGAAGCGCATCCAGCAGTATAAGAAAAAAATTGAGGCAGCCCAGAGCAAATGCCGGAACCAGTCCGAAAAAACACAGGCCAAGACCCGTGAGGAGCTTAAAAACATGCGGGAAAAGGTCCGTGAGATCAAGAGCGAGGGCGAGGCGCTCAGCCGCCGCCTGGCAGAGCTTGAAAAATACGAGGACTTTGATACCCGGACCTATGGGCGTCTTAAAATTTTACAGAGCAATCTGGAGGGTGCCGGGGAACGCATCAAGACCCTGTTCCGGGAGATTGAAGTGCTTGAGGGCAAATGCCGGGATATTACCGGCCGGTGCAACCGCATCAAGCGCAGCCTGAAGGGGCTGAGCCGAAACGAGGTACAGATGGATTATCAGAAGTACCAGTACGCGCTGGAAAACCCCAGCGTGATCGAGCGGGAGCAGGAGCATATTGAGGTGCAGGTCTCAACCCTGAACCGGGTATCGAACGGCATGCTCATCCTGCTCATGGTGCTGGGCGCCATTCTGGTACTGGTCACCGCCATTAATCCGGGGAACTTCCTGGCCGGCGCAGTGCTGGTGTTTGTGAACTTTCTGGGTTGGTTTTTAGGACTGGGCGGCGCGGCCCTGATGATCTATAAAATGAAATCACCGGGCGGCCTGGTGCCGGAAACCGCAGAGGACGAGCAGGAGGAATACGACGAGGTGCCGCTGACTGCTGTGGAAGCCATTTTACAGAAATACGGCAAAAACACGCCGAAGGAATACGAAGCCTTTGTTGACAAGGCCGAAGAAATTTTTAACCGCCTTGACAAGCTGACCATGGACGAGAATGTGTTCCTCACCCAGGTAGAGAACAAGAAAAAAGAACTGGAAGAGGTTACCCACAACCAGACAAGCTTTGAAACGGAACTGAGCGAAGAGCTTGAAAAGGCGGGGGTAGAAAACATCGAAGCCTACAACGAGGGCTGCCAGTATAAAAACGAGCTGGAAAAGGTCCGGGCAGAGCTCGCAGCCAACAAGCGCCTTTACGATGAGCTGGGCGGCGGCAACATGATCAAGGTTGACCCCGACGCCGGGGAGGATGACAATCCTGTTATCATGGTGGCGCCGGATGGTGAGAAGATCCGCGCCCGCGAAGCGCTGCTGGCTTTTAACCAGGAGGTTTCCAGGCTTCAGGGTGAAAACAGCATGCTCATCAGCAGTGTGAGCAATCCGGTGGAAACCCGGGAAAAAATCGAAACCCTTAAAAATCAGATCAGTGAATATGAGGAAGACCTCAGAGCCTGTGACATGGCGCTTGAGATTTTCGGCCGGCTCTCCAGGGAAACGCATTACGATTCCGCGCCGGTGCTCAATGATAAAATCGGCGATGTGCTGTACAGCATCACCCGCAAATATAAGGAAGTCAAAATTGACGACAAGCTTCAGGTAAAGGTCGTGAGCCCGGAAAACGGCGATCTGCTGGATATTGAGAAGCTGAGCGGCGGTACCATTGACCAGATTTACTTTGCGCTGCGCTTTGGCGTGGGCAATGTGCTTGAATTTGACAAATCCCTGCCCTTTGTGCTGGACGACCCGTTTGTGCAGTACGATCTGGCGAGAAAAACCGAGGCGGTGCGCTTCCTCTGGAACATCAGCAAGGGGCAGCAGGTCCTGCTGTTTACCTGCAGCGGCGATGAAAAACGGATTCTGGACCACAATGAGTTTTGCTACAGTGGTATCATATTATAA
- a CDS encoding metallophosphoesterase family protein, protein MKVSFIHTGDLHMGRQFHFNRRGDIYGKNKRLDLWETFEKILNTAEKNQIDLLLIAGDLFDSDEVDIMEIERVAEKFSRLTTTRVVICAGNHDCYSSLSLFGLVDWPDNVTLFKTGKLESVYFPDLKTEVYGMSWVKKAYTDLPFPRGIAVNPECNNILMLHGDAYSRQTDYLPIDVSNFSNFDYVALGHIHKPEYLSETAAYCGSPEGLSFGESGDHGVIVGKIDAHKCVSEFVPVQKRRYVDLEFEVTPEMSFDTIKEQILACDTEENRMKNYYRVTLKGYVDPEVSVDWLKDELQPSFYYFELNDKELEVDLDIDLLLKENRDNMIGKFIQEMLLEEASPITKKALYYGLEGILKEKVIL, encoded by the coding sequence ATGAAGGTATCTTTCATACATACAGGTGATTTGCACATGGGCCGCCAGTTCCATTTTAACCGGCGTGGAGACATATACGGGAAGAATAAACGGCTGGACCTCTGGGAGACCTTTGAAAAAATACTCAACACCGCAGAAAAGAACCAGATCGACCTGCTGCTGATCGCCGGGGATCTTTTCGACTCCGATGAAGTGGACATTATGGAAATTGAGCGGGTGGCAGAAAAGTTTTCACGCCTCACCACCACCCGGGTGGTTATCTGCGCGGGCAACCATGACTGCTACAGCAGCCTGTCCCTTTTCGGTCTGGTGGACTGGCCAGACAACGTGACCCTGTTTAAAACCGGCAAGCTGGAATCCGTCTATTTTCCAGACCTTAAAACCGAGGTTTACGGTATGTCCTGGGTGAAAAAGGCCTATACCGACCTGCCCTTTCCGCGGGGGATCGCCGTTAATCCGGAGTGCAACAATATTCTGATGCTCCACGGCGACGCCTACAGCAGGCAGACCGATTATCTGCCCATTGACGTCTCGAACTTTTCCAATTTTGATTATGTGGCCCTGGGTCATATCCACAAGCCTGAGTATCTGAGTGAAACCGCGGCTTACTGTGGCAGTCCCGAGGGGCTGAGCTTTGGCGAGAGCGGTGACCACGGCGTTATTGTCGGCAAGATCGACGCGCACAAATGTGTCAGTGAATTTGTACCTGTCCAGAAGCGCCGCTACGTGGACCTGGAATTTGAGGTAACGCCTGAGATGAGTTTTGATACGATCAAGGAACAGATCCTCGCCTGCGATACCGAGGAAAACCGGATGAAGAACTACTACCGGGTCACCCTGAAGGGCTATGTGGACCCGGAAGTCTCCGTGGACTGGCTTAAGGATGAATTACAGCCGTCCTTTTACTATTTTGAACTGAACGACAAGGAGCTTGAAGTCGATCTGGACATCGATCTGCTGCTCAAGGAAAACAGGGACAACATGATCGGTAAATTTATACAGGAGATGCTTCTTGAGGAAGCGTCTCCCATCACTAAAAAGGCCTTGTACTACGGTCTGGAAGGGATCTTAAAGGAAAAGGTAATTCTATGA
- a CDS encoding ATP-binding protein, which produces MKELSLHILDITQNSIRAGASLVKLTINENVDGNLLEIIIEDNGKGIPADKLPSITDPFVTTRTTRRVGLGLSLFKDAAEGCDGRFEIQSEENVGTRVYASFAYDHIDRMPLGNMPDSVITMLMSFGEAELVYVQRYNEREFVFDSREVKEILGEDSLMNDPDVLNWIRGYVEEGLEEITEE; this is translated from the coding sequence ATGAAAGAGTTATCGCTGCATATACTGGACATCACACAGAATTCTATTCGGGCGGGCGCAAGTCTGGTAAAGTTAACCATTAATGAAAACGTAGACGGTAATCTGCTGGAGATTATCATTGAGGATAATGGTAAGGGGATACCAGCTGATAAGCTGCCAAGCATTACCGACCCTTTTGTAACAACGCGGACCACAAGGCGTGTAGGCCTTGGGCTTTCGCTGTTTAAGGACGCGGCCGAAGGCTGTGACGGCCGGTTTGAGATCCAGTCAGAGGAAAATGTAGGAACGCGGGTTTACGCGTCCTTCGCCTATGACCACATCGACCGGATGCCGCTGGGAAATATGCCCGACAGTGTCATCACCATGCTCATGTCCTTTGGGGAGGCTGAGCTTGTATATGTACAGAGGTATAACGAGCGCGAATTTGTATTTGACTCAAGAGAGGTCAAAGAGATTCTCGGGGAAGACAGCCTCATGAATGATCCGGACGTTTTAAACTGGATAAGGGGCTATGTTGAAGAAGGACTCGAAGAAATTACGGAGGAGTAA